In Hyphomicrobiales bacterium, the genomic window CCAGCCGGAGATTGTCCTCGACCGAAAGGTTTGGGAAGACGTTGCCCTCCTGCGGCACGAACCGCATTCCGCGCGCTGCCTTTTCAAACGGACGCGAGTGGGTCATGTCGGCGCCAGCGAAGATCACCGTGCCGCCACGGACCGGAAGCAGACCAAACACTGCCTTGAGCAGGGTCGACTTCCCCGCCCCATTGTGACCAAGCAGGCTGACGATCTGGCCTTCGTCAACCCGCAGATCCACACGGTCAAGGGCCTGGAAACTGCCGTAGCCGCTGCGTAGCTCGCATACCTCAAGCATTGTATAGCCGCCCAAGGTATTCCTTGATAACTCGCTCGTCGCTCAACACCTGATCGCAGGCACCGGAAGCGATCACACCGCCACCCTGCAGAACGACGACCTGGTCGGCGATCTCACGCACAACGTCAACATTGTGCTCGACCAGAAGCGCGCCACGACCTTCCTCCGTCACGAGGCGGCGAACGAGCGTTGTGATTCGCGGAATGAGTTCCATCTCGACTCCGGCCGCCGGCTCGTCGAGCAGGAGAATGCGGGCGTCCGTCGCAACCGCTCGCACCAGCGACAGCAGCTTCTGCTGGCCAAACGGCAGCTCACCGGCGGGCCGATCGGCCACATTCTCCATGGCCACCATGGCGAGAAGTGCGCTGGCTTCTTGGCGATGCCGCCGCTCCTCGGCGCCAACTCCTCGCCCAGGAAGGAAGAGTTCATGCGGCCGTTCGCCGCGCTGATCCGGGATGGCGATCAGGACGTTCTCGATCGCCGTAAGCGAAGGGAAGATCCGCACGTCCTGAAAGGTACGGCAGATGCCACGCTCCACCATCTTGTGCGGGGGTGTACTGTGCAGTGGCTCGTCATCGAGAAATATGCGGCCTTCGGGAGCGGTGAGCACGCCGCAGATGATATTGATCAGCGTCGTCTTGCCTGCGCCGTTGGGACCAATGCACGCGGTCACCTGCCCCTGCGGGATCTGCATCGAGACGTTCTCGAAAACGTGAACCCCGCCGAAATGCATCGCCAGGTTTTCAAGGCGTAACTCGCTATTCTTGGAAGTCATGTTTCCCAACCAAGCCTTGGCGGCGGAACAGCATCAGGCCGATTAGCAGCGCGCCATAGAGACCCTGCTGAATGGGACCGGCCAGCACGCTCGGGAGCCCGAAGTAACGGAACGACTCCGTGAAGGTGATCAAAAGCACCGGACCGAGTACCGAACCAGCGTTGCTCGCGAGCCCTCCGACGCCGACATAGACAAGCACGAGGATCGACGCGTTCAACGTGAAAAGTGTTGGATCGATGTATAAGAGTGTCGCCGCATAAAGGGCTCCGGCAAGCCCGGTCAGCGCGCCGCTTACGCCCCAGACGACAATCTGGTAGTGGGTTGGATTCTTGCCGAGGGCAATGAGTGCATCCGGCTGATCGCGGGTCGCGCGTAATGCACGACCAAAGGGCGCGTTAACCAGATGGTTCGCCGCGAGGATGCAGCCGATCGTGATCAGGAGGGTTGTCACAAATTGCGGGCGCGGTGATGCAAGGAGCGCCGGCAGGATCAGACCATAGAGCCCCTCGCTGCCCTCAACCCGTGGACCAAGGTTGT contains:
- a CDS encoding branched-chain amino acid ABC transporter permease, whose amino-acid sequence is MDHIFYLGTLMCVWVTVSLAANFVIGYTGMMAMGQAVYLGFGAYVAAALNIYLGVNYFVAMVVAALASGAVAVLTLVPLLRLSGFYFALATLGLNFVFFDLYNNLGPRVEGSEGLYGLILPALLASPRPQFVTTLLITIGCILAANHLVNAPFGRALRATRDQPDALIALGKNPTHYQIVVWGVSGALTGLAGALYAATLLYIDPTLFTLNASILVLVYVGVGGLASNAGSVLGPVLLITFTESFRYFGLPSVLAGPIQQGLYGALLIGLMLFRRQGLVGKHDFQE
- a CDS encoding ABC transporter ATP-binding protein — its product is MTSKNSELRLENLAMHFGGVHVFENVSMQIPQGQVTACIGPNGAGKTTLINIICGVLTAPEGRIFLDDEPLHSTPPHKMVERGICRTFQDVRIFPSLTAIENVLIAIPDQRGERPHELFLPGRGVGAEERRHRQEASALLAMVAMENVADRPAGELPFGQQKLLSLVRAVATDARILLLDEPAAGVEMELIPRITTLVRRLVTEEGRGALLVEHNVDVVREIADQVVVLQGGGVIASGACDQVLSDERVIKEYLGRLYNA